One genomic region from Anopheles bellator chromosome 2, idAnoBellAS_SP24_06.2, whole genome shotgun sequence encodes:
- the LOC131208372 gene encoding electron transfer flavoprotein subunit alpha, mitochondrial isoform X2 yields the protein MFARCSASLTRSAGYRRFQSTLVVAEHNNETLNPITANAVTAAKKLGGDVTVLVVGTKVGPVSEAAAKLDGVAKVLVAEGDAFKGLLAEAVTPLVLATQNQFKFTHIVAGATAFGKAVLPRIAAKLDVSPISDIIGVKSADTFVRTVYAGNAIQTIKSKDPVKVLTVRGTNFEPAGSGGSGKVEKAPEGDFASKTTEYVSQELTKSDRPSLTAAKIIISGGRGMKSGDNFKMLYDLADKWGAAVGASRAAVDAGYVPNDLQIGQTGKIVAPELYIAIGISGAIQHLAGMKDSKTIVAINKDPEAPIFQVADYGLVADLFKVVPEINEKC from the exons ATGTTTGCCCGCTGCTCGGCATCGCTCACCCGTTCGGCG GGCTACCGTCGGTTCCAGAGTACGCTCGTCGTGGCCGAACACAACAATGAAACGCTCAATCCGATCACGGCCAACGCCGTCACCGCGGCGAAGAAACTCGGGGGAGACGTAACGGTTCTCGTGGTCGGTACCAAGGTTGGCCCGGTGTCAGAGGCGGCTGCTAAGTTGGACGGTGTGGCCAAGGTGCTGGTCGCCGAAGGTGATGCATTCAAGGGGCTACTGGCCGAGGCGGTTACCCCGCTCGTGCTGGCCACACAGAACCAGTTCAAGTTTACGCACATCGTGGCCGGAGCCACCGCGTTCGGTAAAGCCGTTCTCCCGCGGATCGCGGCCAAGTTGGACGTTTCCCCAATTTCGGACATTATCGGCGTAAAGTCGGCCGATACGTTCGTACGCACGGTGTACGCCGGAAACGCGATTCAAACGATCAAATCGAAGGATCCGGTAAAGGTGCTAACGGTGCGTGGTACCAATTTCGAGCCGgctggcagcggtggcagcggaaAGGTTGAAAAGGCCCCCGAAGGAGACTTTGCGAGCAAAACCACGGAGTACGTGTCGCAGGAGCTAACGAAGTCCGACCGTCCGTCGCTCACGGCGGCCAAAATTATCATCTCCGGTGGGCGAGGCATGAAGTCCGGCGATAACTTTAAGATGCTGTACGATTTGGCCGACAAGTGGGGCGCTGCGGTCGGTGCCTCGCGTGCCGCCGTCGACGCTGGGTACGTGCCGAACGATCTGCAGATCGGGCAAACCGGAAAGATCGTGGCCCCCGAGCTGTACATTGCGATCggcatttccggtgccattcAGCATCTGGCCGGCATGAAGGACTCGAAAACGATCGTTGCGATCAACAAAGATCCGGAAGCGCCAATCTTCCAGGTGGCCGATTACGGGCTCGTAGCCGATCTGTTCAAGGTGGTGCCGGAAATCAACGAGAAGTGCTGA
- the LOC131208372 gene encoding electron transfer flavoprotein subunit alpha, mitochondrial isoform X1: protein MFARCSASLTRSAAQGYRRFQSTLVVAEHNNETLNPITANAVTAAKKLGGDVTVLVVGTKVGPVSEAAAKLDGVAKVLVAEGDAFKGLLAEAVTPLVLATQNQFKFTHIVAGATAFGKAVLPRIAAKLDVSPISDIIGVKSADTFVRTVYAGNAIQTIKSKDPVKVLTVRGTNFEPAGSGGSGKVEKAPEGDFASKTTEYVSQELTKSDRPSLTAAKIIISGGRGMKSGDNFKMLYDLADKWGAAVGASRAAVDAGYVPNDLQIGQTGKIVAPELYIAIGISGAIQHLAGMKDSKTIVAINKDPEAPIFQVADYGLVADLFKVVPEINEKC from the exons ATGTTTGCCCGCTGCTCGGCATCGCTCACCCGTTCGGCGGCACAG GGCTACCGTCGGTTCCAGAGTACGCTCGTCGTGGCCGAACACAACAATGAAACGCTCAATCCGATCACGGCCAACGCCGTCACCGCGGCGAAGAAACTCGGGGGAGACGTAACGGTTCTCGTGGTCGGTACCAAGGTTGGCCCGGTGTCAGAGGCGGCTGCTAAGTTGGACGGTGTGGCCAAGGTGCTGGTCGCCGAAGGTGATGCATTCAAGGGGCTACTGGCCGAGGCGGTTACCCCGCTCGTGCTGGCCACACAGAACCAGTTCAAGTTTACGCACATCGTGGCCGGAGCCACCGCGTTCGGTAAAGCCGTTCTCCCGCGGATCGCGGCCAAGTTGGACGTTTCCCCAATTTCGGACATTATCGGCGTAAAGTCGGCCGATACGTTCGTACGCACGGTGTACGCCGGAAACGCGATTCAAACGATCAAATCGAAGGATCCGGTAAAGGTGCTAACGGTGCGTGGTACCAATTTCGAGCCGgctggcagcggtggcagcggaaAGGTTGAAAAGGCCCCCGAAGGAGACTTTGCGAGCAAAACCACGGAGTACGTGTCGCAGGAGCTAACGAAGTCCGACCGTCCGTCGCTCACGGCGGCCAAAATTATCATCTCCGGTGGGCGAGGCATGAAGTCCGGCGATAACTTTAAGATGCTGTACGATTTGGCCGACAAGTGGGGCGCTGCGGTCGGTGCCTCGCGTGCCGCCGTCGACGCTGGGTACGTGCCGAACGATCTGCAGATCGGGCAAACCGGAAAGATCGTGGCCCCCGAGCTGTACATTGCGATCggcatttccggtgccattcAGCATCTGGCCGGCATGAAGGACTCGAAAACGATCGTTGCGATCAACAAAGATCCGGAAGCGCCAATCTTCCAGGTGGCCGATTACGGGCTCGTAGCCGATCTGTTCAAGGTGGTGCCGGAAATCAACGAGAAGTGCTGA
- the LOC131209075 gene encoding alpha-mannosidase 2, with product MTVKLFRRGSARCIGLLSAFVTILLCLYYISMGQPSPTGSGGTSPARMGLHSKDALAAAAAMAHHKRSNGQDAQHTGGHANHSWHSWLRNSLSSIGGRGKDQRHRVSDREGDNGRDEDGETGGDSGDSGGPLPRFGSRWDECNVLEEAPTDINTVDEYGKFDFQPEWMKTKEYWDKDFESRYEKLQKDPKRPPLKIVVVPHSHNDPGWLKTFVNYFQSDSRQILNLAVTKMPEYGNMSFIWSEISFLQLWWDQAHPTKQRILKKLVQSGRLEITTGGWVMTDEANAHLYAMVDQLIEGHQWVKSNLNVTPKTGWSIDPFGHGSTVPYLLAASGFKGTIIQRIHYAWKQWFARHRYGDFLWTPYWKSSAATTNDHTLLTHNMPFDIYSIKHSCGPHPFICLNFDFRKIPGEYTEYSIKAQFITQENIEAKADLLMEQYSRTASLFPHNVALIPVGDDFRYNKEKEMEQQYTNYKKLIDYINEHRKKYNAEISFGTPVDYFNAIRDRYERFPTLKGDFFVYADIFNEGRPAYWSGYFTTRPYYKILSRELEHNLRSLEILFTIAFNRARQEGSSNAFKIYEKNYEKMILARRNLGLFQHHDAITGTSKANVMRDYALRLFESIQDTVKLQEKTIELLVQRKPLEHSFLIGELERDNFGKLPRKTPIIVTEGRTADFIVYNALAQERLEVVTIRTLTPRVKILDAGGKTVDIQINPVWNITETSYTSRKIVPSDKEYEVMFVARLAALSLTTFTAAYDEDGYQGKMATLYCNECQDEKTKAFEVRNKQPGDIQLENYKMRLLFDEQSGFLKSVTKKNMGKQIQCAIKFAAYKSAQFHSGAYLFKTDPEQRSSEKDVLEQYGDLTILITSGPLASDVTAIYGPFLAHTVRIYNSNSVLDSAIYIENDIDFEAPPKNRETELFMRFITDIENGASENPEFYSDLNGFQYQKRVKVSAIGVEGNYFPITTGAFIQDDRMRLTLLTTHAQGAASLEPGQLEVMLDRRTLYDDYRGMGEGVIDSRLTRHRFWLALETIDPARPGSATSEGEGEQRKPASTEYQLPSIFANSLSNGLNYPTNLFIVERYDESNQIELHRAVQLLQVQFPCDLHLLNLRTLTESSLPLFPSNSALLVLQRQAYNCRIGAEEMVGYFCGNGSAANPTHSIAEGDTGGGHTADSSDNELERLAAVRDDGRRQLQMFHRLRIESIGATSLTGLHPGESVSSFTEIYLEPMELKTYNLTFVK from the exons gTCCAACGGCCAGGATGCGCAGCATACGGGCGGGCATGCAAATCACTCGTGGCACAGCTGGCTGCGGAACAGCTTGAGCTCGATTGGGGGCCGCGGCAAGGATCAGCGCCATCGCGTCAGTGATCGAGAAGGTGATAACGGACGAGACGAGGACGGCGAGACGGGCGGGGACAGTGGTGACAGTGGTGGCCCGCTGCCACGATTCGGCAGCCGCTGGGATGAGTGCAACGTGCTGGAGGAAGCCCCAACCGACATCAACACCGTTGATGAGTatggaaaatttgatttcCAG CCCGAATGGATGAAAACGAAAGAGTACTGGGATAAGGACTTTGAATCTCGCTACGAAAAGCTACAGAAGGATCCCAAAAGGCCACCGCTTAAG ATTGTCGTCGTTCCGCATTCCCACAACGATCCTGGGTGGTTGAAAACTTTCGTCAACTATTTCCAGTCCGATTCGCGTCAAATTCTCAACCTCGCCGTCACCAAAATGCCCGAGTACGGCAACATGTCGTTCATTTGGAGCGAGATCAGCTTCCTGCAGCTCTGGTGGGACCAGGCACATCCGACCAAGCAACGG ATACTGAAAAAACTGGTGCAATCTGGACGACTGGAGATCACGACCGGTGGCTGGGTTATGACGGACGAAGCGAACGCTCATCTATACGCAATGGTTGATCAGCTTATCGAAG GACATCAATGGGTGAAATCGAACCTGAACGTTACACCCAAAACGGGCTGGAGTATTGACCCGTTCGGACATGGCAGTACCGTCCCGTACCTGCTGGCAGCATCCGGTTTTAAGGGAACGATCATTCAGCGTATCCACTACGCCTGGAAACAGTGGTTCGCGCGCCACCGGTACGGCGACTTCCTGTGGACACCGTACTGGAAAAGCTCCGCCGCAACGACGAACGATCACACGCTGCTCACGCACAACATGCCGTTCGACATTTACTCCATCAAGCACTCGTGCGGCCCGCATCCTTTCATCTGTCTAAACTTTGACTTCCGCAAAATACCCGGCGAGTACACGGAATATTCGATCAAGGCTCAGTTCATCACGCAGGAAAACATCGAAGCGAAAGCGGACCTGCTGATGGAGCAGTACTCGCGGACGGCTTCCCTGTTCCCGCACAACGTGGCCCTCATTCCGGTCGGTGACGATTTCCGGTACAACAAGGAAAAGGAGATGGAGCAGCAGTACACGAACTACAAGAAGCTGATCGACTACATTAACGAGCACCGGAAGAAGTACAATGCGGAGATCAGCTTCGGCACACCGGTCGATTACTTTAATGCGATTCGTGATCGCTACGAAAGGTTTCCCACGCTCAAGGGGGACTTTTTCGTGTACGCCGACATCTTCAACGAGGGCCGCCCCGCGTACTGGTCGGGGTACTTCACGACGCGACCCTACTACAAGATACTGAGCCGCGAGCTCGAGCACAACCTGCGCAGCTTGGAGATCCTGTTCACGATCGCATTCAACCGGGCACGGCAGGAAGGCAGTTCGAATGCGTTCAAAATCTACGaaaaaaattacgaaaaaatGATACTGGCCCGGCGCAACCTGGGTCTGTTTCAGCATCACGATGCCATCACCGGCACGTCGAAGGCGAACGTGATGCGCGACTATGCGCTGCGGCTGTTCGAAAGTATTCAGGATACGGTGAAGCTGCAGGAGAAAACAATcgagctgctggtgcagcGGAAACCCTTGGAGCACAGCTTTCTGATCGGTGAACTCGAGCGGGACAATTTTGGTAAGCTGCCCCGCAAAACGCCCATCATCGTGACGGAGGGACGCACGGCGGACTTTATCGTGTACAATGCGCTCGCCCAAGAGCGACTGGAGGTGGTGACGATCCGTACCCTAACGCCACGCGTCAAGATACTGGACGCGGGCGGAAAAACGGTCGACATCCAGATAAACCCGGTGTGGAACATAACGGAAACTTCGTACACGTCGCGCAAGATCGTCCCGTCGGACAAGGAGTACGAAGTTATGTTTGTGGCACGACTGGCAGCGCTCTCGCTAACGACGTTCACGGCGGCCTATGATGAAGACGGCTACCAGGGCAAGATGGCCACGCTGTACTGCAACGAGTGTCAGGACGAGAAAACCAAAGCGTTCGAGGTGCGCAACAAGCAACCGGGCGATATTCAGCTGGAGAACTACAAGATGCGGCTGCTGTTTGACGAGCAGAGCGGATTCCTGAAGTCGGTGACCAAGAAGAACATGGGCAAACAGATTCAGTGTGCGATCAAGTTCGCGGCGTACAAGAGTGCCCAGTTCCACTCTGGTGCGTACCTCTTCAAGACCGATCCCGAGCAGCGTAGCTCCGAAAAGGATGTGCTGGAGCAGTACGGGGATCTTACGATTCTGATCACATCCGGCCCGCTGGCCAGCGATGTGACCGCCATCTACGGACCCTTCCTGGCACACACGGTTCGCATCTACAACTCGAACAGCGTTCTGGACAGTGCGATCTACATTGAGAACGATATTGACTTCGAAGCACCACCAAAGAATCGGGAGACGGAACTGTTTATGCGCTTCATCACCGACATCGAGAACGGTGCCAGTGAAAATCCGGAGTTTTACTCCGATCTGAATGGCTTCCAGTATCAGAAGCGAGTGAAGGTGTCGGCGATCGGCGTGGAGGGCAACTACTTCCCGATCACGACCGGTGCTTTCATTCAGGACGACCGGATGCGGTTAACGCTACTGACGACCCACGCTCAGGGGGCGGCCAGCTTAGAGCCGGGACAGCTGGAAGTGATGCTCGATCGACGTACGCTGTACGACGACTACCGTGGTATGGGTGAAGGAGTGATCGATAGTCGACTAACGCGCCACCGGTTTTGGTTGGCCCTGGAGACGATCGATCCAGCACGGCCGGGCTCTGCGACCAGCGAGGGCGAGGGTGAGCAACGTAAGCCTGCGTCCACCGAGTACCAGCTGCCAAGCATCTTCGCCAACAGCCTCTCGAATGGTCTTAACTATCCCACGAACTTGTTCATCGTGGAGCGGTACGACGAAAGCAATCAAATCGAACTGCACCGTGcggtgcagctgctgcaggtgcAGTTTCCTTGCGATCTGCATCTGCTCAACCTGCGCACGCTCACCGAAAGCAGCCTGCCGTTGTTCCCCTCCAACTCGgccctgctggtgctgcagcgGCAAGCGTACAACTGCCGGATAGGGGCCGAAGAGATGGTTGGCTACTTTTGCGGCAATGGAAGCGCTGCTAACCCAACGCATTCCATCGCCGAAGGTGACACAGGCGGAGGCCATACCGCGGACTCGAGCGACAACGAACTGGAGCGCTTGGCCGCGGTTCGGGACGATGGGCGACGACAGTTACAGATGTTCCATCGGTTacggatcgaatcgatcgggGCTACCTCGCTGACCGGGTTGCACCCGGGGGAGAGTGTCAGTTCCTTCACCGAAATCTATCTGGAACCGATGGAGCTGAAAACGTACAATCTTACGTTTGTCAAGTAG
- the LOC131208373 gene encoding putative inner dynein arm light chain, axonemal — protein MTDRNVELQTTLVRYNNPVLVVKHVEKREPTGDGVAPKEQAGRPGSGGAVVVDSPRETEEILNCILPPKTWEEDGQLWTQTVSSTPATRQDVINLQEMLDTRLQQTQARETGICPVRRELYTQCFDELIRQVTINCTERGLLLLRVRDEIAMSLEAYETLYCSSVSFGIRKALQAQEGKEKLQEQIQLLEQEKEALQNSISDMKIKADQADRRNAELRASEEKKHSEEIAFLKKTNAQLKAQLEGIIAPKK, from the exons ATGACCGACCGAAATGTCGAGTTGCAGACAACGCTGGTGCGATACAACAATCCGGTGCTGGTCGTGAAGCACGTCGAAAAGCGTGAACCAACCGGAGATGGTGTTGCTCCGAAGGAACAAGCGGGCCGACCCGGATCGGGCGGTGCCGTGGTCGTGGACAGTCCACGTGAAACGGAAGAAATCCTGAACTGCATACTGCCCCCGAAAACGTGGGAAGAAGATGGCCAGCTATGGACGCAAACGGTCTCCAGCACGCCGGCCACCCGCCAGGACGTGATCAACCTACAGGAAATGCTGGACACGCGCTTACAGCAAACGCAGGCCCGTGAAACGGGTATCTGCCCGGTGAGGCGCGAACTCTACACGCAGTGCTTCGACGAACTCATCCGCCAGGTCACGATAAACTGTACCGAGCGTggcttgttgttgctgcgcgTGCGGGACGAGATCGCCATGTCGCTCGAGGCGTACGAGACACTGTATTGCAGTTCGGTCTCTTTCGGCATCCGGAAGGCACTTCAGGCGCAGGAAGGCAAGGAGAAACTCCAGGAACAGATCCAGCTGCTCGAGCAGGAGAAAGAAGCACTGCAAAATTCCATTAGTGACATGAAGATCAAGGCGGATCAGGCCGATCGACGGAATGCGGAGTTGCGAGCATCGGAGGAGAAGAAACACTCGGAGGAGATAGCGTTCCTGAAGAAGACAAACGCTCAACTAAAG GCTCAACTGGAAGGAATTATTGCACCGAAGAAGTAA
- the LOC131210618 gene encoding DNA excision repair protein ERCC-1 has product MDDDDDLLASLDMESIPKLAAVTASQQTAGSSGSSHSAPATDVPVVIAKVNKGNCILVNPKQRGNPLLKAIQNIPWEYDDIVPDYVVGTTACILFLSLRYHNLNPDYIHARLKQLGKMYELRVLLVQIDIQDPQNALKHLTRICLLADLTLMLAWNADEAGRIVEKYKLFENRPPDWIMERAEKYPHERAVRALTSIKPVNQTDAMILLQNYGTLANLINSSEGKLGMVSGLGPRKVKKLHKTFNESFRN; this is encoded by the coding sequence atggatgacgatgacgatctaTTGGCTTCGCTGGACATGGAGTCCATCCCGAAACTAGCTGCCGTAACGGCAAGCCAGCAGACCGCTGGATCATCAGGATCTTCCCACAGTGCACCGGCAACAGACGTTCCGGTGGTGATTGCGAAAGTAAACAAAGGAAATTGCATCTTGGTCAACCCGAAGCAGCGCGGCAATCCGCTACTGAAGGCCATTCAAAACATACCCTGGGAGTACGATGATATCGTGCCGGACTATGTCGTCGGAACCACTGCGTGTATTCTGTTTCTGTCGTTGCGTTACCACAATCTCAATCCCGACTACATCCACGCGCGGCTGAAGCAATTGGGAAAGATGTACGAACTGCGCGTGTTGCTGGTACAGATCGACATTCAGGACCCGCAGAATGCTCTGAAACACCTGACCCGCATCTGCCTACTGGCGGACCTGACGCTAATGCTGGCCTGGAACGCAGACGAAGCGGGCCGCATCGTGGAGAAGTACAAACTGTTCGAGAATCGACCGCCGGACTGGATCATGGAACGGGCGGAAAAGTATCCACATGAAAGGGCGGTCCGAGCGCTGACCAGCATCAAGCCGGTCAACCAAACGGATGCGATGATATTGCTGCAAAACTACGGTACGCTGGCCAATCTCATCAACAGCAGCGAGGGCAAGCTCGGCATGGTTTCAGGATTGGGGCCGAGAAAGGTGAAAAAGTTGCACAAAACATTCAATGAAAGTTTTCgtaattga